ATGCAGATCGTGGAGATGGAGGGCTTCACGTACTGCATGGTGTCGTAGATCGCCATCCCCGCGGTAACCGCGCCGCCCGGGGAGTTGATGTAGAGGAAGATGTCCTTGTCGGGATCCTCGGCCTCGAGGAACAGCATCTGAGCGATGACCAGGTTGGCCAGCTCGTCCTCGATGAAGGTCGGGAGGAAAATGATCCGCTCCTTCAGGAGACGGGAAAAGATGTCGAACGCCCGCTCCCCGCGGGGGGTCTGCTCGACCACGATCGGAACCAGGGCCATGGGTGCCTTCCTTTGTCTGGACACGTCCTCGCGTCCCCTAGGATACATCAATAGTGGCGTGCTCGATCAAAAAGTCAAGGACCCGGGCCTCCCGCAGGGCCAGGCGAAGGCTGTCCAGGTCGCCGCTCTGCTCCATCAGCCGACGCACGGCCGGGGCCGGGCGCTTGGTCGCCGCGGCAACCCGTTCCACCTCGCGCGTGACGTCGTCGTCCGATGGGTTCAGGCCTTCGCGCTCGGCGATCGCCTCGAGCAGGAGCGCGCGCCTCACGGCCTTTTCCGCCCCCGGCCGGAGCTCCGACGCCAGCTTCTCGTAGTCCCACGGGATCTTGTCGGGGTCCACCCCCTGCCGCCGGATCCGCTCGCGGGTGTGCCCGATCGCGTGGCCCATCTGGCGGAGCACCATCGCCTCGGGCACCTGGAAGGCGTGCCCGGCGAGCAGGACCTCCACGACCCCCTCCTCCAGAGCGCGACGGTTCTCCCGCTCGCGCTGGGCTTCCAGCTCTTTCCTCACCGCGGCGCGCAGGGCTGCCAGATCCTCATACTCGCCGAGGCCCCGCGCGAACTCGTCGTCCAGCGCGGCGAGCACCTTCTCCTTGACCTCCACCGCCTTAACCCGGGCCGTCCCGGCCCTGCCCCGGAGCTCCTCGCGCGGGTGATCCTCGGGGAAGCGCACCGGGACCTCGCGCTCCTCGCCGGGCGGGAGACCGGTCACCGCCGCGTCGATTTCCGGAAGCACCGACTGAGAGCCGACGAGGAAGGCGTACCCCCGCTCGCTCCGCGGCTCCATCGCGTCAGGCAGGAGCGTGTAGTCCACGATGACCAGGTCGCCGTGCGTGGCCGCCCGCTCCACGCTCCGGAACTCGGCGTGGTGCTCCCGCAGGTGCCCGAGCGCTTGCTCCACCTCCGCGTCGGTCACCGGGGTCGGCGCCTGCTGCACCCGGAGACCCCGGTACGTCCCGAGGGTGATGGCGGGCTTGATCTCGACGACCGCAGTGAACTTGAGGGGGATCCCCTCCTCGAGAGTCACGTCCTGGAGCTCGGGCTCCTCCACCGGCAACAGGCCGGCCTCCGCCAGCGCCCGGCGGTAGACCTCGGGGATCAGCCGGTTAGCGACCTCGCGACGCACCTCGTCGGCGAAGTGGAGCTTCACCAGAGTGCGGGGCACGTGCCCTTTCCTGAACCCCGGCAGGCGGGCCTGGCGCTGGACACGCCCGTACGCCTCCTCCCAGGCCTGCCGGACGAGGTCCTCCGGGGCCTCGACCTGCAGCCGCCGCTTGCACGCCTCGAGCTCTTCGACCGCGACTTTCATCTCACCGATGTAGTTCGAGCGTGGCGGGTTCGGCCATGCCGCAGGCAGGCCACCCACCGCGCGAGGCCCGATGTGTTCGAGCGTGGCGGGTTCGGCCATGCCGCAGGCAGGCCACCCGCCGCGCGAGGCCCGATGTAGCCGTCAAGAGCTCCCTCATGTCAGCTGGTGCGAGAGGGGGGAGTCGAACCCCCAGGGGTTTTCACCCACTGGATCCTAAGTCCAGCGCGTCTGCCAGTTCCGCCACTCTCGCACGCCGAAACCGCCGGCCCGCACGGCACGCCTCCACCCCGCATGCGAAACGCGCGCCGCTCGAGCTTGGCTGGCTGCCTGGGATGCCCATGGGTCGAACCGCGACGCCCGAAAAGCAGGACGAACGGTGGAGGGTCTGACCTTCAACCGTGCAAACGACGAGGTCAGTCCAGGCAACCCGAATTCTACCCGACAAGCGCGATGCTCGCAAGAACCCGGGACTCGCCCGACTCGCCCACCGCCTACTTCGTGATGACGCCGCACGCGATACGCCCGCCGGCGTTCCCGGTGGGGTCCGTCCGCTCGTCGTCCACGTCGGCGTGGATCACGAGCGCTGTGCCGCCCGGGTGAAAGAGGGAGTGCGTCCCCGCCCCGAGCGTCACGTGCGGCGCCACGACCTCGAACTTCGCCGTCCCGTCCGGCCAGACCACCATGTTCGGCAGGTCCCCCGCGTGGGGCCCCTCCGGGCTCCTGAGCCCGTGCTTCTTGCCGTGCGGGTTGAAGTGGCCGCCCGCCGACGTGAAGCCCGGCGGGTCACACTTGCCGACCGCGTGGATGTGGAACCCCCGGGGGCCGAACGGGAGGCCGAACACCTCCACCGCGATCTTGACGCCCTGCGCCTCCTCCGTGAGCGTCGCCCGACCGACGACCTTTCCCTCCGGGTTGCGCAGCTCGGCCTTCGCAGTCTGGGCGGCAGCCGCGCCGCAGGCCACCAGACCGAACAGGAGCAATCCCCCGAAAACGACCGCCGTGTACTTCATCTGTTCCCCCTCCTCTCGACCCTGCCTGCGGGACTCGACGGGTCACGGTGCAGCGATTGCACCTTCACGCGACGACCTTCGAGTAGACCCCCGGCGGCACCAGGCGGAAGACCCGCACCGGTTCGGTGACGTTCTTCAGCCGGTGCTCGCCCGTGTCCTCGAGGACATACTGGCCCTTGATCCGCTCGGCCGTCTCGGGCCCGACCATGATCTCCCCGCCCTTGGCCAGGGCGGCGACCCGCGCGGCCAGGTTCGTCGTGGAGCCCGACGCGGTGAAGGTCCAGCGGCCACCGCCCGCCGCGTCGAGCTTCGTCGCGCCGACGAGCGCCGGGCCGCTGTTGATCCCCACGTGAATCGTGATCGGCGGGTACACGCCCTCGAACTCGCGGTTCAGCTCGGCCAGCTTCACCTGGATCTGGAAGGCCGAGGCGGCGGCGTTCTGGGCGTGCCGCGTGAGGCTGCCCTCGCTCTGGAAGATCACCATCAGGCCGTCGCCCGCCGTCTCGTTGACGTCGCCCTGGTTCGCCCGGATGATCGCGAGGAAGCTGGAGAAGTAATCCTGGATCAGCCGGTTGAGCCGCTGCGGCGGAAGCTGCTCCGAGAGCTTGGTATAGCCCTCGATGTCCAGGAACAGCACCGAGACGTCCGCCTCCCGCTTCTCCAGCTCCCGCGCCTCCGGGTCCTTCTCGAGCAGGCGCTTCACCGACTCGGGGACGAACTTGGAGAGCTCCCCTTTGACCTGCTCGAGCAGCTCCACCTTCCGCATCGACTCCTTGAGGCTCTGGAGCGCCTCCGCCAGCTCGGCGTTGCGCGCCTCCAGGTCATCGTGGGCCGTCTTCAGGCGGTCTGCCATGTCGTTGATGACCCGGCCAAGCTCCCCGATCTCGTCCCGACTCCGCACGCTCACGCGCGCCCCGAAGTCGCCGCTGCCGATCCGGCGCGCGGCGGCCGCGACCCGCGCAATGGGTTGGAGGACCACGCGGCCCATGAACACGACGAGGGCTCCGGTCACCCCCAGGATCGTGAGGAGCGCGACGCCGATCTGGCGGTTCCGGGCCGCCCGGAGCGCCGCGTCCAGCTTGTCGAGCCCGAGGCTGACCCGGAGCACCCCACGGACCTGGTGGTCCTGGCCGTGGCACCCCTGGCAGTCCTCCAGGTTCCGCAGCGGCCGGAAGAGCGTCAGCATGCGGCCGCCGTCCACCATCTCGTAGGCCTCCTGGGGCACCATGGTCTCTACCGCGCGGGTGAAGAGCGGGTGGCTGATCCGCATCCCCGGCTCCCGGCGCATCTTCGAGATGCGCGCAACCACGTCCGGCCCGATGCCGCCCAGGCGGCTCACCTCGTTCACCGTCTCGAGGTCGGTGAACGCCTCGACGCCGTTCCGGCGGTACACGTCGAGCTGGCGTACGTCCTTCAGCTCGCTCTTCAGCTCGTGGACGAGCCGCCGGATGATGTCCGGGCGCCCCTCGAGCATGCCGTTCTCGATGCTGCGGTGGATCGACCCGGCCAGGAGGCGCGCCGTCTCCTGGTTCCCGGCAACCAGCAGCTCCGCTTCCCGCCGGATGTTCAGGATCACGAGGACGCCGAACCCGAGGACGAGGATGGCGAGGATCAGCGAGAGGACCTTGGCCCGGAGGTGATGCCGAAGGAGGTCGGGCAGAGCCATTCGCCGCCTCACCCGCCGAGGACCCTACCAGGGGCCCGGCGCGGGTGTCAAGGCGCGCGCGGGTCCGCTGAGCGCCACGAACAGCAACCCGACCGTCGAAGACTTTACCTTCCTCGAGGGCAGCAGCCCAGCGAGGCTCAGCTTTGCCGTGGACTCGCTGACCGTGACATCCGGCGCGTCGCCGGTACGGGTGGTAGTCGTGCTGGCCGTCTCCTCTTTCTTCGTTTCGTCGAGTTTCTTATCCTCGAACGCGATGATGAATGCCTCGGTCGGCTTGCGGGTCGTGATCGTCGTCTGCCGCCGCACGGACCACCGAGGCCTCGGGGGTCGTCAGCACCCTGGCGAGGGCCGTCGCAGCAGCCACCCCGGCATTGCCCGCCTGCCTCCTGGTCTCCGCCGGAGGTTCGGTTGGCTGGAGCGGCCACTTGAGCCCGTGGACGACATGCTCGAAGGGCGGGTTCAGAGGGGCTAACCGGGCATATTGCCGGTGAGGCTCAGGCTCAGCCCCGGCCCGACCGCTACCGGCGCGGCCGCCTGCGAAGGAAAAGGAAGACGTCGATGACGCCTCGGAGGACGCAGAGGTTCGTTACTAGGCTCGCGGGGGCCTGGTTCGCCTGCATCCCCCTTGAATCTTTGCGCTTCCACGGCCCGGCGCCGTGAGGCCACGCGGAGGCGCCGGGCGGTGCCAATTCACGCCTCGGGGGCCGGGGCCCCACGCCCGGACACCAACTCAGCGATCGCCGCCTGATCGGCGGGCTTGATCTCGAGGAAGCGGAACCCGGCCCGATCCTCGACGCTCCAGGAGACTTCCCCCTTGACGTCTACCGGCTGCGGGAGGGCGGGGAGCTCGAGGCGGATGTCGACGACCTGCCCCTCGGCGAACTGCTTGGGCAGCCCCCGCGCCGCCATGCCGCTCAGGCTCAGGTCACTGACCGATGCGAGGACGGAGATCTCGCCGTCGGAGATGGTGACCGAGGTGTCCATCGGGAGCCGGAGTTCCCGGCGAGCGTCCGCCTCGGCGACTTCGTAGATCTTGACCGGGATCTCCTTCCCCTTCACCCTCACCTCGCCGAGGTAGCGCGTGACGAACTGGCCCTGAACCTCCTGGTAGGTGGACTCGCTGATGACGATGGAGACCTTGAAGTCCTTGGTGACGCTCTCCAGCCGGGAGCCCAGGTTGATCGCGTCCCCGATGGCCGTGTACTCGAGCCGTTGCTCCGCCCCGATGGTCCCCACGACGGCGTCGCCGGTGTTGACGCCGACCCCGCAGCGGAGGTCGCCGCCGTACTTGGCATGAAAGCGGGCGGCGAGCGGGCGCAGGCGCTGCTGGAACTCGAGGGCGGTCCGCACGGCGCGCTCCGCGTGGTCGGGCTGGTAGAAGGGCACGTTGTAGAGGGCCATGATGGCGTCGCCGATGTACTTGTCCACGGTCCCGCCGTGCTTGAACACTGCCTCGGTCATCTCCGTGAGATACTCGCGAAGGAACGTCACGACCTCCTCCGGGGCCATCTTCTCCGACATGGAGGTAAACCCCCGGATGTCCGAGAAGAGGACCGTCATCCGCCGCCGCGTGCTCCCCAGGTTCACGTCGTCCTTGTGCCGGACGATCTCCTTGACCACGGCCGGCGAGAAGAAGCGCGAGAGCCGGCGCTTCTCGCGCTGCTCCTGAATGAAGTTCTCCACGACCGTGGCGACGTAGCCGATCAGCAGGCTCGCCGGGACCGGCGCGACATCGAGCCAGAGACGCCCCCACACGAACGCGGCGAACCCGACACCGGCGGACAGTGAGCCAGCGACGACGACGACGCCGAGGGCGTGGAGGGGACGCATCCGGTTCGTGATCCAGACGGCCAGGACGCCGCCGGCCAGGGCGAGCAGGCCCTTGAGCGGCCACGGGACCCGCTGGATCGGGATCCCCTGGAAGAGCGTCTCGAGGACGTTGGCGTGGATCTCCACCCCGGGCATGTTGCCCTGGGTCGCGAACGGGGTGGGGAAGACGTCGTGGAGCACCGGGCTGGTCGCCCCGACGAGGACGATTCTCCCCGTGAAGACCTGCGGCCCGACCTCGCCGTTGAGGATGCGGTAGTAGGGGACCGTGGGGAAGGTCCGCGGGCCGCCCCGGTAGTTGATCAGGAAGCTCGACCCCCCGAACGGCCGCGACGGCATCCCCGCTTTCACCGCGAGCCGGTAGAGATGGAGGTCGAAGTGGGAGAGCTCCTGGCCCTGATAGATCTGGCTCAGGTGGGCCCACCGGACGAAGGCGTCGTCGTCCGGATAGAAGTTGACAGGGCCGAAGCCGGCCGCTCCCCGGCGGATGGATGGGAGGGGCGGGTTGAGATCCACCTTGCTGTAGAAGCTCTCGCGTACCACGGTCATGGCCCCCGGCAGGACGACGTTGCCCACGCGCGCCACGGCCTCGGCGAGCGCCACGTCGTCGTCGGGCCCGAACGACGACGGCTCGGCGAACAGCAGGTCGAGGCCGATCACGGCTGGCCGCCCCCGGCTGACGATGTCCAGGAACTCGGCGTGGAGCGCCCGCGGCCAGGGCCAGGGCAGGTTCAGTTCGTCGAAGGAGTCCTCGTCGATGGAGACGATGACGATCGGAGTCTGCGGCGGGCGGGGACCCCGGAGGTGGAACTGCATGTTGAGGCCCCACCGTTCCACGCCCTCCAGGAAGCCCAACACCGAGGCCAGCGCGATGGCGAGACCGAGCGCGAGCCCGCGGAACCAGAGGCGTGCGGTGCTACCCTGGAGTGAGAGCCGGATCGCCTTCCCGTACCGCCGCGCTCGGCGGCGCAGGAGGTGTTCGAGCCCGGCTCGGCGCCTGCGCTGTCTGCCAGGCCCCGCGGAGAGGTCAAGTCTCGGCATCGGCCTGGGTGGACGGGGCGTCAGCGCTGCCGGAGCGCGTTGCTGATGCCGCGCGACTGGATGCCGCTGAAGACATCGTAGTCGAGGTCAGGCCGTCGACGGGGACTCCGGATGGTCTCTCGAACCAGCGCGTCCAATCGCTCCTGTGCCTCGATCTCGCTGATCGCCTGGGCGGTGTCCGCGCGAACGGCCTCGGTAGCGGGCAACGGAAGGATGCGCGCTGCCGTGGCGGGCGGCTTCAGCTCAAGCTCCAGCGACGCCGACGGCTCCTCCGCCCGCGCCACCACCAGCGCGGCCACGAGCAGAGCGAGCACAGCCGCCAAGGCACCAAACGGAACTCGTCCGACGCCGGTCCTCCGTCGACGGCAGGCACCCACGTTCTCGCGATCCCTCACTGTCACCAGAAACCCCGCCGAGCGTCGGGTCAGCACCCGAAACCTCCCTAACAGTAGGCTACCACGGTTCGGACCGAACGGCCCCATCAGACATGGAGGGGCTACCCGGGGCGCGATGGCACTCGGCGCACCAGTATTGGAGGCAAACTGGCACGACGATTCATCACACCTGATGGGAGGGGCTTCGCGGCGTCAGGATGAGTCGGCGTGAGCAGAAGCTAAGGGCGGCCACGAGGCCGCCCGCCACGAGGGGAAAATCTTGGTGAGCCGTGGAGGAGTCGAACCTCCAACCTACTGATTAAGAGTCCCGATCAGGCACCAACCGAGAATCCCTCAGAGGACCTAACTACGCAAGAACCCAAGCATCAGAGCTGAACGATGGTGCCCCTGCTTTCTCCCGGTACGGGGTGTTTTGGTAGCAGAGTGGTAGCAGATCATTGGGGGATCCCAGCGCAACGGATGGCTCGCCTAACCTGGTAAGGCAATGGACTTGAAATCCCTCCAGCGGCACTTTTCGTCGTCTTAGACCGTCTCATGTGATCTCACTCCGTCGCAGAAAATTTCTCACAATGACGCGGTCATAGCCGGCCGGGGCCGTTGAGATGGACGCTGACCGGGACATACCGACGGGGCGGACGG
The Candidatus Rokuibacteriota bacterium DNA segment above includes these coding regions:
- a CDS encoding HAMP domain-containing protein, whose translation is MALPDLLRHHLRAKVLSLILAILVLGFGVLVILNIRREAELLVAGNQETARLLAGSIHRSIENGMLEGRPDIIRRLVHELKSELKDVRQLDVYRRNGVEAFTDLETVNEVSRLGGIGPDVVARISKMRREPGMRISHPLFTRAVETMVPQEAYEMVDGGRMLTLFRPLRNLEDCQGCHGQDHQVRGVLRVSLGLDKLDAALRAARNRQIGVALLTILGVTGALVVFMGRVVLQPIARVAAAARRIGSGDFGARVSVRSRDEIGELGRVINDMADRLKTAHDDLEARNAELAEALQSLKESMRKVELLEQVKGELSKFVPESVKRLLEKDPEARELEKREADVSVLFLDIEGYTKLSEQLPPQRLNRLIQDYFSSFLAIIRANQGDVNETAGDGLMVIFQSEGSLTRHAQNAAASAFQIQVKLAELNREFEGVYPPITIHVGINSGPALVGATKLDAAGGGRWTFTASGSTTNLAARVAALAKGGEIMVGPETAERIKGQYVLEDTGEHRLKNVTEPVRVFRLVPPGVYSKVVA
- a CDS encoding superoxide dismutase family protein, producing the protein MKYTAVVFGGLLLFGLVACGAAAAQTAKAELRNPEGKVVGRATLTEEAQGVKIAVEVFGLPFGPRGFHIHAVGKCDPPGFTSAGGHFNPHGKKHGLRSPEGPHAGDLPNMVVWPDGTAKFEVVAPHVTLGAGTHSLFHPGGTALVIHADVDDERTDPTGNAGGRIACGVITK
- the tig gene encoding trigger factor, producing MAEPATLEHIGPRAVGGLPAAWPNPPRSNYIGEMKVAVEELEACKRRLQVEAPEDLVRQAWEEAYGRVQRQARLPGFRKGHVPRTLVKLHFADEVRREVANRLIPEVYRRALAEAGLLPVEEPELQDVTLEEGIPLKFTAVVEIKPAITLGTYRGLRVQQAPTPVTDAEVEQALGHLREHHAEFRSVERAATHGDLVIVDYTLLPDAMEPRSERGYAFLVGSQSVLPEIDAAVTGLPPGEEREVPVRFPEDHPREELRGRAGTARVKAVEVKEKVLAALDDEFARGLGEYEDLAALRAAVRKELEAQRERENRRALEEGVVEVLLAGHAFQVPEAMVLRQMGHAIGHTRERIRRQGVDPDKIPWDYEKLASELRPGAEKAVRRALLLEAIAEREGLNPSDDDVTREVERVAAATKRPAPAVRRLMEQSGDLDSLRLALREARVLDFLIEHATIDVS
- a CDS encoding CHASE2 domain-containing protein, whose product is MPRLDLSAGPGRQRRRRAGLEHLLRRRARRYGKAIRLSLQGSTARLWFRGLALGLAIALASVLGFLEGVERWGLNMQFHLRGPRPPQTPIVIVSIDEDSFDELNLPWPWPRALHAEFLDIVSRGRPAVIGLDLLFAEPSSFGPDDDVALAEAVARVGNVVLPGAMTVVRESFYSKVDLNPPLPSIRRGAAGFGPVNFYPDDDAFVRWAHLSQIYQGQELSHFDLHLYRLAVKAGMPSRPFGGSSFLINYRGGPRTFPTVPYYRILNGEVGPQVFTGRIVLVGATSPVLHDVFPTPFATQGNMPGVEIHANVLETLFQGIPIQRVPWPLKGLLALAGGVLAVWITNRMRPLHALGVVVVAGSLSAGVGFAAFVWGRLWLDVAPVPASLLIGYVATVVENFIQEQREKRRLSRFFSPAVVKEIVRHKDDVNLGSTRRRMTVLFSDIRGFTSMSEKMAPEEVVTFLREYLTEMTEAVFKHGGTVDKYIGDAIMALYNVPFYQPDHAERAVRTALEFQQRLRPLAARFHAKYGGDLRCGVGVNTGDAVVGTIGAEQRLEYTAIGDAINLGSRLESVTKDFKVSIVISESTYQEVQGQFVTRYLGEVRVKGKEIPVKIYEVAEADARRELRLPMDTSVTISDGEISVLASVSDLSLSGMAARGLPKQFAEGQVVDIRLELPALPQPVDVKGEVSWSVEDRAGFRFLEIKPADQAAIAELVSGRGAPAPEA
- a CDS encoding ATP-dependent Clp protease proteolytic subunit yields the protein MALVPIVVEQTPRGERAFDIFSRLLKERIIFLPTFIEDELANLVIAQMLFLEAEDPDKDIFLYINSPGGAVTAGMAIYDTMQYVKPSISTIC